One Akkermansiaceae bacterium genomic region harbors:
- the pyrR gene encoding bifunctional pyr operon transcriptional regulator/uracil phosphoribosyltransferase PyrR, which yields MPRTLTEADISEGVEKLTGMIRMGNPKGDFALVGVRSRGDEVAERILSQLAEAGIKVPMGILDISLYRDDLAHLNSNPKLQGSELPFAVDGARVILVDDVLFTGRTVRAAIDALMDYGRPAKIELAVLIDRGHRELPFAPDYVGIKLETKRLDYVDVKLKRTDGLDQVEVTENDD from the coding sequence ATGCCCCGCACGCTGACAGAAGCTGATATCTCCGAGGGAGTTGAGAAACTCACCGGGATGATCCGTATGGGCAACCCCAAGGGGGATTTTGCCCTCGTCGGGGTGCGCAGTCGGGGTGACGAGGTGGCCGAAAGGATTCTCAGCCAACTAGCCGAGGCCGGAATCAAGGTGCCGATGGGGATTCTCGACATTTCACTGTACCGGGATGACCTGGCGCACCTGAACTCGAACCCGAAGCTTCAGGGCAGCGAGCTTCCGTTCGCGGTCGATGGTGCCCGTGTCATCCTTGTCGATGACGTGCTGTTCACCGGCCGCACCGTCCGGGCTGCGATCGATGCGTTGATGGATTACGGTCGGCCCGCCAAGATCGAACTGGCGGTCTTGATTGATCGTGGTCACCGGGAACTGCCGTTTGCCCCCGACTACGTGGGAATCAAGCTGGAAACAAAGCGGCTGGACTACGTGGACGTGAAGCTGAAGCGAACCGACGGGCTCGATCAGGTGGAAGTGACTGAAAATGACGATTGA
- a CDS encoding AIR carboxylase family protein — protein MKVIMIYGSANDVPFMEPARTYLKENEVPYEETVLSAHRNLSELIDYLAKLEETGEKAVILAIAGLAAALPGVVVMKTSLPVIGVPVPGGPLNGIDALLSISQLPGGVPATTVGLHSKAPMNAAMAAHRIIQLAERP, from the coding sequence ATGAAAGTAATTATGATTTATGGCAGTGCCAATGATGTTCCCTTCATGGAGCCTGCCCGGACGTATTTGAAGGAAAACGAAGTGCCGTACGAGGAAACCGTGCTCTCCGCCCACCGTAATTTGAGTGAGCTGATTGATTACTTGGCCAAACTGGAGGAAACCGGTGAAAAAGCCGTGATCCTGGCCATTGCCGGCCTTGCCGCGGCCCTTCCCGGCGTGGTGGTGATGAAGACATCGCTTCCAGTGATCGGTGTGCCGGTTCCGGGAGGCCCGCTCAACGGTATCGATGCCCTGCTTTCCATCAGCCAGCTTCCCGGCGGTGTTCCCGCCACAACCGTCGGCCTTCACAGCAAGGCGCCGATGAATGCCGCTATGGCTGCACATCGCATTATTCAACTGGCGGAACGTCCCTGA
- a CDS encoding tetratricopeptide repeat protein — translation MSTPHHLLIRGVMPLLLLIPMIFGSFVSPLPAQSDPRALDPSDVFFQAWLEIQRAEKLEKEGKFSEAWQKYRQAAKYYDVLSRFHKNWKPHLVEGRVESTKEAITLIEPKAAAELAGKNAKTRDLVEGGPEPKPDVAANKPAGSGQQRIPSKPVRPTAPTVPALPPATRVSAADAKLLRQLQQMESENKSLRAELQKSQAMKQGSTAEQQRLIDLIATKDREINTLRDILARAPLQQDMDRLTREKRTRERELDITARALKESERKRQAAEKIALQRKDELDLAQKEHARIEAQMQAVKKGDNKAIEALRRDLKNVTALLEKTRQELGQANARVAQMQRRLDESQTTIKELTEERDALRVERDALANILKQSDSKGVQKLITENMRLGRELKQALDRLKFLESNHNATKDELVEARSDLAIAKTRIMRYQQEQANHGMMIKSLESQLRDAKAALAEAQTHPDQSGNQEEIEILRGTVKRLIAAQERRRMGEKILWDAYQKSKSTITGMAEAFKDIRNANVELTDQEKELVAMRRPDGEFRNPERVPLAHARAYGDALETEIQTYTPLMKRAFEKGRYEAARQILLDMDERFPGHFPTLCNRGVVELKTENYPDAVDIFNEAITMRENSSYAHYMLGIAQYKNNNLDGARNAFERALDIKPGNARAHLYLGNLAGAGKRYQQAEEHFLNAIKLDPTSADAYYNLSVLHLQQKRKKDALEFYRKALDHGAAPDPEHEQKLSS, via the coding sequence ATGAGCACCCCACACCACCTACTGATCCGGGGCGTCATGCCTCTCTTGCTCTTGATACCCATGATCTTCGGGTCCTTTGTGTCGCCACTTCCGGCACAATCGGACCCTCGTGCCCTCGACCCGTCGGATGTTTTTTTCCAAGCATGGCTTGAGATTCAAAGGGCTGAAAAACTCGAAAAGGAAGGCAAGTTCAGCGAAGCCTGGCAGAAATACCGCCAAGCAGCCAAGTATTACGACGTGCTCAGTCGCTTCCACAAAAACTGGAAGCCTCATCTGGTCGAAGGCAGGGTGGAAAGCACCAAGGAAGCGATCACTCTCATTGAACCCAAAGCGGCGGCCGAACTGGCGGGTAAAAACGCCAAGACACGCGACCTGGTGGAAGGTGGGCCAGAGCCCAAACCTGACGTTGCCGCGAACAAGCCGGCAGGTAGCGGCCAGCAACGCATTCCCAGCAAACCGGTCAGACCAACAGCGCCAACGGTGCCCGCACTTCCCCCTGCCACCCGGGTTTCGGCCGCCGATGCCAAGCTGCTGCGCCAGCTCCAGCAGATGGAGAGCGAAAACAAATCACTACGCGCCGAACTTCAGAAAAGCCAAGCCATGAAGCAGGGCAGCACGGCCGAGCAACAGCGACTCATCGACCTCATTGCCACGAAGGATCGCGAGATTAACACCCTGCGCGATATCCTTGCCCGGGCACCACTCCAGCAGGATATGGACCGTCTCACCCGTGAGAAACGCACCCGTGAGCGGGAGCTCGATATCACGGCGCGCGCATTAAAGGAATCAGAGCGAAAAAGGCAGGCAGCCGAAAAAATCGCTCTCCAGCGCAAGGATGAACTCGACCTGGCCCAAAAAGAACACGCCAGGATCGAAGCCCAGATGCAGGCGGTCAAAAAAGGGGACAACAAGGCGATCGAAGCCCTCCGGAGAGACCTCAAGAACGTGACCGCCTTACTCGAGAAAACCCGACAGGAGCTTGGTCAAGCCAATGCCCGTGTCGCGCAGATGCAACGCCGACTGGATGAATCCCAGACCACCATCAAGGAACTCACCGAGGAGCGGGACGCCCTGAGGGTCGAGCGCGATGCCTTGGCGAACATCCTCAAACAAAGTGACTCCAAGGGCGTGCAGAAACTGATCACCGAGAACATGCGCCTCGGACGCGAACTCAAACAGGCCTTGGACAGGCTCAAGTTTCTCGAGTCCAATCACAACGCCACCAAGGACGAGCTGGTCGAGGCCCGCAGCGATCTGGCGATCGCCAAAACCCGCATCATGCGTTACCAGCAGGAACAGGCCAACCACGGCATGATGATCAAATCCCTGGAAAGCCAGCTGCGTGACGCCAAGGCGGCACTGGCCGAGGCTCAAACCCACCCGGACCAAAGTGGGAACCAGGAGGAGATCGAAATACTTCGCGGCACCGTAAAACGGCTGATCGCCGCCCAGGAACGCCGACGCATGGGTGAGAAAATACTTTGGGACGCATATCAAAAATCAAAATCGACCATCACCGGCATGGCAGAAGCATTCAAAGACATCCGCAACGCCAATGTCGAGTTGACCGACCAGGAAAAGGAACTTGTCGCCATGCGCCGTCCCGACGGCGAATTTAGAAACCCGGAGCGTGTCCCCCTCGCCCATGCGCGAGCCTACGGGGATGCCTTGGAAACAGAGATCCAGACCTATACCCCGCTGATGAAACGCGCCTTTGAAAAAGGCCGGTATGAAGCGGCGCGCCAAATCCTGTTGGATATGGACGAGCGTTTTCCAGGTCATTTCCCGACTCTTTGCAACCGGGGGGTCGTGGAGCTGAAAACTGAAAACTACCCGGACGCCGTCGATATTTTCAACGAGGCGATCACCATGCGCGAGAATAGCAGCTACGCACACTACATGTTAGGCATTGCCCAGTATAAAAACAACAATCTCGACGGAGCCCGCAATGCGTTTGAGCGCGCACTCGACATCAAACCCGGCAACGCCCGCGCCCACCTCTATCTCGGAAATCTGGCAGGTGCGGGAAAACGCTACCAGCAGGCTGAAGAACACTTCCTCAATGCCATCAAGCTGGACCCCACAAGTGCGGATGCCTATTACAACCTGTCCGTCCTGCACCTTCAGCAGAAGCGCAAAAAAGATGCCCTGGAATTTTACCGCAAGGCACTTGACCATGGTGCCGCACCCGATCCCGAGCACGAGCAGAAGCTCAGCAGCTAG
- a CDS encoding PD40 domain-containing protein — translation MFRHTRLLVSLFITLSCPAVVASHPIKMAAFPALSPDGTRILFSWHGDIWTAAASGGKAERLTTHPAWDSSPVYTPDGKSICFMSTRDGGNQVFMMSSSGGRARQLTFHSEGSALEDIAPDGKSILVRGLRDFPGLRPFRLFQVSLDGKSPEKLAFPAYAEYGRFSPDGKSIIFTREGVEIYRKGYHGTMASQVWINEGESFTQPVASENGCRSPVFHPDGSGFFYTKGSPNGFNLWFHDKDGNDRQVTHFEDDSVLQPAIARQGGAIIFRHLFDLYVLPLTKAENDAGQPQKLDLWHDEDLADQATQERVIRLTNDASFSPSGLEIVFIAEGDIWAMDTILRKPHRLTFTSGHEKDVWFSHDGKSIFHLYDDGIDTEIRRLEKSNPNQYWWEAEDCGHSVIVNASERPESIYPGPKGRKIAYTTYPGNLWVSNPDGTEPTRLLESWSSPSVRWSPDGKWLAYTSEDDDFNPDVSIIPSDGSSAPVNISCHPDRDFSPVWSPDGRRLAFVGRHHKEEYDIFFLDLYKSDRAKDRHGETRERARKAMEKDPAYKGNAKKSVKKVIRTLTGGQQEQEYEQETFDLENVHQRLQKITVKGVTPTRLIWNNDSKRILFQARGGKTTYAVEAKPDAKPVKFADAYGTPIRMTDKGQLFWISEGVPAVLAGGKNTKYTFSVYAHRNLEAWKRMIFRTAWKTMRDTFYDPSMNNRDWNSIREKYEDIAAGETNSKDFDRVTRMMLGELNASHTGFLSTVWPKPWSPGRKWQESTVHLGLRFDEGFQGKGWKVKDVFPRGPADQLASQIEIGEIITRVDGVEIAQHAPLTRHLNRRAGEPVQLTVTNSEGEERDVKILPISYTAARRLEQNARLDQAAQAVDKASGGKLGYIHVAKMMWDEFEKFEHHLYEQGAGKEGLVIDVRDNGGGFTSDHLLTALCQPRHAFTVPRNGGAGYPQDRIVYATWHKPIIVLCNQNSFSNAEIFVHAIRNLKRGKVVGVATAGGVISTGSTKLLNIAHMRLPFRGWFSAIDGKDLELNGAKPDVSLWNKPGELSRGKDVQLEKAVQILLNESSKARGYPKARYRNAR, via the coding sequence ATGTTCAGACACACCCGATTACTCGTCTCCCTATTCATCACCCTGTCCTGCCCCGCAGTTGTGGCATCCCATCCGATCAAAATGGCTGCCTTCCCTGCCTTGTCGCCCGATGGCACCAGGATCTTGTTCTCATGGCACGGTGACATCTGGACGGCGGCGGCATCAGGAGGCAAGGCCGAACGGCTCACAACCCATCCCGCGTGGGACTCTTCCCCCGTTTACACACCCGATGGCAAGTCGATCTGTTTTATGAGCACCCGCGATGGAGGAAACCAGGTGTTCATGATGTCGAGTAGCGGTGGCCGCGCCCGCCAGCTCACCTTCCACAGTGAAGGCTCGGCCCTGGAAGACATTGCCCCTGACGGAAAATCCATCCTCGTCCGTGGACTCAGGGATTTCCCGGGCCTGAGGCCGTTCCGACTCTTTCAGGTCAGTCTCGATGGCAAATCACCCGAGAAGCTGGCCTTCCCTGCTTATGCCGAATACGGTAGGTTCTCTCCTGACGGCAAGTCCATCATCTTCACGCGCGAAGGTGTGGAGATTTATCGCAAAGGATACCATGGTACGATGGCAAGCCAGGTCTGGATCAACGAGGGTGAATCATTCACCCAACCGGTCGCCAGTGAGAACGGTTGCCGGAGCCCGGTCTTCCACCCTGACGGCTCAGGTTTTTTCTACACCAAGGGAAGCCCTAACGGTTTCAACCTGTGGTTCCATGACAAGGATGGCAACGACAGGCAGGTCACGCATTTTGAAGACGACAGTGTCCTTCAGCCAGCCATTGCCCGACAAGGAGGGGCCATCATTTTCCGTCATCTGTTTGACCTCTATGTCCTGCCGCTCACCAAGGCGGAAAACGATGCCGGGCAACCTCAGAAACTCGACTTGTGGCATGACGAGGACCTGGCCGACCAGGCGACCCAGGAACGGGTTATCAGGTTGACCAATGATGCATCCTTTTCACCGAGCGGCCTGGAAATCGTCTTCATCGCCGAGGGCGATATCTGGGCAATGGATACCATTCTGCGAAAACCCCATCGCCTGACTTTTACAAGCGGACACGAGAAGGATGTCTGGTTTTCCCACGATGGGAAATCCATCTTCCACCTGTACGACGACGGCATCGACACGGAGATTCGCAGGCTTGAAAAATCAAACCCCAACCAATACTGGTGGGAAGCTGAAGACTGTGGACACAGCGTCATTGTCAACGCCTCGGAACGTCCTGAAAGCATCTATCCGGGACCTAAGGGAAGGAAAATCGCCTACACCACTTATCCCGGAAACCTCTGGGTCAGCAACCCCGACGGGACCGAGCCGACCCGACTGCTGGAGTCGTGGAGTTCTCCCAGCGTGCGCTGGTCACCCGACGGGAAGTGGCTTGCCTACACCAGTGAGGATGACGACTTTAACCCGGACGTCTCCATCATCCCATCCGATGGCAGCTCTGCCCCCGTCAATATCAGTTGCCACCCGGACCGCGACTTTTCGCCCGTGTGGTCGCCCGATGGCCGCCGACTCGCATTCGTAGGCAGGCACCACAAGGAGGAATATGACATCTTCTTTCTGGACCTCTATAAATCCGACCGCGCCAAGGACAGGCACGGGGAAACCCGGGAGCGGGCCCGCAAAGCGATGGAAAAGGATCCGGCCTACAAAGGAAACGCAAAGAAGAGCGTCAAAAAGGTCATAAGGACTCTAACGGGCGGCCAGCAGGAGCAGGAATATGAGCAAGAGACCTTTGACCTGGAAAACGTGCATCAGAGGCTTCAGAAAATCACCGTCAAGGGGGTCACGCCCACCAGACTCATCTGGAACAATGACTCCAAACGCATCCTGTTCCAAGCGAGAGGCGGAAAAACCACCTATGCGGTGGAGGCGAAGCCGGATGCCAAACCCGTCAAGTTTGCAGACGCCTACGGCACCCCGATCAGGATGACCGACAAAGGCCAGCTCTTCTGGATTTCCGAAGGTGTCCCCGCTGTTCTCGCCGGAGGGAAAAACACCAAGTATACCTTTTCGGTCTACGCCCACCGCAATCTTGAGGCATGGAAACGCATGATTTTCCGCACCGCATGGAAAACCATGCGTGATACCTTCTACGACCCGTCGATGAATAACCGTGACTGGAACAGCATCCGCGAAAAATACGAGGATATCGCCGCCGGGGAAACCAACTCCAAGGATTTTGACCGCGTCACCCGGATGATGCTCGGTGAGCTCAATGCCTCGCACACCGGCTTCCTCTCAACCGTGTGGCCCAAACCTTGGTCTCCGGGTAGAAAATGGCAAGAGTCGACCGTCCACCTGGGCTTGCGTTTCGATGAAGGTTTCCAAGGCAAAGGATGGAAAGTGAAAGATGTATTCCCACGAGGCCCGGCGGACCAGCTTGCTTCCCAAATTGAAATCGGCGAGATCATCACCAGGGTTGACGGTGTGGAGATTGCACAACATGCCCCGCTCACCCGGCACCTCAACCGGCGTGCAGGTGAGCCGGTGCAATTGACGGTCACTAACTCGGAAGGCGAGGAACGTGATGTCAAGATCCTGCCCATCAGTTACACCGCCGCCCGCAGGCTGGAACAAAATGCACGCCTTGACCAGGCGGCCCAGGCTGTCGACAAGGCCTCGGGGGGCAAGCTCGGCTACATTCACGTGGCCAAGATGATGTGGGACGAGTTTGAAAAGTTTGAACATCACCTCTATGAACAAGGAGCGGGAAAAGAAGGACTGGTTATCGACGTGCGCGACAATGGTGGTGGTTTTACCAGCGACCACTTGTTAACGGCCCTCTGCCAGCCACGGCATGCCTTTACCGTCCCCCGCAATGGAGGGGCGGGATATCCGCAGGACCGTATTGTCTATGCAACGTGGCACAAACCCATCATCGTGCTCTGTAACCAAAACAGCTTCTCCAATGCTGAGATTTTTGTCCATGCCATCCGCAATCTCAAACGTGGTAAAGTGGTCGGGGTCGCTACCGCTGGTGGGGTCATCTCCACGGGTAGCACCAAGCTGCTCAATATCGCCCACATGCGCCTTCCCTTCCGGGGATGGTTCAGTGCCATCGATGGAAAAGACCTCGAACTCAATGGCGCCAAACCCGACGTGAGCTTGTGGAACAAGCCAGGCGAACTCAGTCGCGGCAAGGATGTGCAACTTGAAAAAGCCGTGCAAATCCTGCTCAATGAAAGCAGCAAGGCAAGAGGCTATCCCAAGGCCCGCTACCGAAACGCCCGCTAA
- the moeB gene encoding molybdopterin-synthase adenylyltransferase MoeB, whose amino-acid sequence MLSTEEQARYARHFSLSQVGMEGQEKLKDASVLCIGAGGLGSPSTLYLAAAGVGRIGIVDSDVVELSNLQRQILHGQSSLGISKLESGAARLQDVNPHVQVEKHACHFTSGNAMEIAAQYDIIIDGTDNFPTRYLSNDVAFFLKKPNIYASIFQFEGQLSVFAPHLGGPCYRCMLPQPPDPGSVPSCAEAGVLGVLPGIMGSLQAMEAIKLLLGAGEPPLGRLIHYDALHTSFREFKLRRDPECPLCGDQPTVTGLIDYQGFCGIPEPPSLLDTPGEISVESLKAKLSGSFDGVLIDVREPWEHSVVSIEAARLVPMARIPSVVPELKEMGTNKELLILCKSGGRSLRVMQYLEQEGFTNVRNVTGGMDAWTRIC is encoded by the coding sequence ATGCTCAGCACTGAAGAACAGGCCCGCTATGCACGCCACTTCTCTCTCTCCCAGGTCGGGATGGAGGGGCAGGAAAAGCTGAAAGATGCGTCGGTTCTCTGCATCGGTGCGGGTGGCCTTGGCTCACCGTCAACACTTTACCTGGCTGCCGCCGGGGTCGGCAGGATAGGCATTGTCGATTCCGATGTGGTCGAACTCTCCAATCTGCAACGCCAGATCCTCCACGGGCAATCAAGCCTGGGTATCAGCAAGCTCGAGAGCGGTGCCGCCCGGCTTCAGGATGTCAATCCACATGTGCAGGTGGAAAAACACGCCTGTCATTTCACCTCTGGAAATGCCATGGAGATAGCAGCCCAATACGATATCATCATCGATGGCACCGACAACTTCCCGACGCGCTACCTCAGCAACGATGTCGCCTTTTTCCTGAAAAAACCCAACATCTACGCCTCTATTTTCCAATTCGAAGGCCAGCTCAGCGTTTTTGCCCCGCATCTGGGGGGGCCGTGTTACCGCTGTATGCTCCCCCAGCCTCCCGACCCCGGCAGTGTGCCCAGCTGTGCCGAGGCGGGTGTGTTAGGCGTGCTCCCCGGCATTATGGGCAGCCTGCAGGCGATGGAGGCGATCAAGTTGTTGTTAGGTGCCGGAGAGCCACCACTGGGGCGCCTGATTCACTACGATGCGCTGCACACCAGCTTCCGTGAGTTTAAACTGCGACGTGACCCCGAGTGTCCACTCTGCGGGGACCAGCCGACCGTGACCGGACTCATCGACTACCAGGGCTTTTGCGGTATCCCCGAGCCCCCTTCCCTGCTGGATACACCGGGTGAAATTAGTGTCGAGTCGTTGAAAGCCAAACTCAGTGGAAGTTTCGACGGAGTGCTCATCGATGTCCGTGAACCGTGGGAACACAGCGTGGTCAGCATCGAGGCCGCCCGCCTCGTTCCCATGGCCCGGATCCCCTCTGTGGTGCCGGAACTCAAGGAAATGGGAACCAACAAGGAACTTCTCATCCTGTGCAAGTCCGGTGGCCGCAGTCTCCGCGTCATGCAATACCTGGAGCAGGAAGGGTTTACCAACGTCCGCAATGTTACCGGAGGCATGGATGCCTGGACCAGGATATGCTAA
- a CDS encoding dTMP kinase, producing MKPHRPKQDAPDRKAEASRPHSKNQVTNLEGKLIVIEGIDGTGKSTQATMLAEVLRQEGHEVVQSFEPTNGPWGRKLRESATTGRLTIEDELEYFLKDRRQHVEELIRPTVERGGIVILDRYYFSSMAYQGARGIDPAEIRGQNEAFAPKPDILIILDLPVDIALERIGGRDGEANEFEKRESLQFCRDLFLGLKGEPFAHVINTEAPIEEIHRDVVRIVREAC from the coding sequence ATGAAACCCCACCGCCCGAAGCAAGATGCACCAGACCGCAAAGCGGAGGCAAGCCGTCCGCACTCCAAAAACCAAGTGACAAACCTCGAAGGAAAACTGATTGTTATTGAAGGCATTGACGGCACGGGGAAATCGACCCAGGCCACGATGCTGGCCGAAGTCCTGCGCCAGGAGGGGCACGAGGTGGTGCAGAGTTTCGAGCCGACCAATGGCCCGTGGGGACGCAAACTCCGCGAAAGCGCTACGACGGGTAGACTTACCATCGAAGACGAGCTGGAGTATTTTCTCAAGGACCGGCGGCAACACGTCGAGGAATTGATCCGTCCGACCGTTGAACGTGGTGGCATCGTCATCCTCGACCGCTATTATTTCTCCAGCATGGCCTACCAAGGTGCCCGTGGAATCGACCCCGCAGAGATTCGTGGGCAGAACGAGGCCTTTGCCCCCAAGCCGGATATCCTGATCATCCTCGACCTCCCCGTCGATATCGCGCTCGAGCGCATCGGGGGCCGGGATGGAGAAGCCAATGAGTTTGAAAAACGGGAGTCACTGCAGTTTTGCCGCGACCTCTTCCTCGGCCTCAAGGGTGAGCCGTTCGCCCATGTCATCAATACGGAGGCGCCCATTGAGGAAATCCACCGGGATGTTGTCAGGATTGTCAGGGAAGCTTGCTGA